A window of Microcystis aeruginosa FD4 contains these coding sequences:
- a CDS encoding ABC transporter permease has protein sequence MFKQLFTGRFFSLVIKEIRQILRNKQLIILLILPPTIQLLIYGFALNPDVHHIKLGIVDYAATAESRSLSAAFTENQIFDAEMITFDEKTLTQQVETGKLTAGLIIPPEFSRNLTQEKTASIQVFIDGVDANTAGIAKGYINQIVQEFGTGKVNQNRPLPISTQVIFFYNPGLSSSWFFVPGVMGLVLTLIGSIVSSITVVKEKDTGTLEQLLMTPAAAWEILLAKVVPLFILLLGDVLLALTIGKVIFNVPFRGNFFLFMALASLYIFVSIGVGIMLATICQSQQQVVLTTFFINLPMVQLSGAIAPIETMPPFFQYLSLFNPLRHYIAIIRGILLKGVGLEALWVHVLALIGFAVILLTISAKRFRNQLS, from the coding sequence ATGTTTAAGCAATTATTTACAGGTCGTTTTTTCTCTTTAGTTATTAAAGAAATTCGCCAGATATTACGCAACAAACAGTTAATTATTCTCTTGATTTTACCCCCAACTATTCAACTATTAATTTATGGATTTGCGCTTAATCCCGATGTGCATCATATCAAATTAGGAATAGTCGATTATGCCGCTACTGCTGAAAGTCGCTCTCTCAGCGCTGCTTTTACCGAAAATCAGATTTTTGATGCCGAAATGATCACTTTTGATGAGAAGACATTAACCCAACAGGTGGAAACAGGAAAATTAACCGCCGGTTTGATAATTCCTCCCGAATTTAGTCGCAATCTCACCCAAGAAAAAACCGCATCTATTCAAGTTTTTATCGATGGAGTGGATGCCAATACCGCAGGAATTGCTAAGGGTTATATCAATCAAATTGTGCAAGAATTCGGCACGGGAAAAGTTAATCAAAATCGGCCACTTCCCATCTCAACACAAGTAATTTTCTTTTATAATCCCGGACTTTCTAGCAGTTGGTTTTTTGTCCCCGGAGTCATGGGATTAGTATTAACTTTAATCGGTTCTATCGTTTCTTCCATCACCGTTGTTAAAGAAAAAGATACGGGAACTCTCGAACAATTACTGATGACTCCGGCCGCTGCTTGGGAGATTTTGTTAGCTAAAGTTGTGCCTTTATTCATCCTCCTTTTGGGTGATGTTTTGTTAGCATTAACCATCGGTAAAGTGATTTTTAATGTGCCATTTCGGGGCAACTTTTTCCTATTTATGGCTTTAGCTAGTCTCTATATTTTTGTTAGTATTGGTGTCGGTATTATGTTAGCGACAATCTGTCAATCCCAACAGCAGGTAGTGTTAACCACCTTTTTTATCAATTTACCCATGGTACAACTATCAGGAGCGATCGCACCGATTGAAACCATGCCGCCATTTTTTCAATATCTCTCTCTTTTTAATCCTCTCCGTCACTACATAGCTATTATCCGCGGTATTCTTTTAAAAGGTGTCGGTTTAGAAGCTTTATGGGTTCATGTATTGGCTCTGATTGGTTTCGCTGTGATACTTTTAACTATTAGTGCCAAACGTTTTCGCAATCAGTTAAGTTAG
- a CDS encoding PstS family phosphate ABC transporter substrate-binding protein encodes MLEIFTQLSRPTKVVATILGTALLLPACANINPQDLKPIKIDGSSTVAPITDKVLEDFKANTPNKALADVKIDANISGTGGGFRKFCAGETDINNASRPISVEELKECDANKVRFIELPIAFDALTVVVNPQNNWVDDISTTELRTLWEPAAENKIKRWNQINPAWPDQPITLHGPGKDSGTYDFFSEVINGKDASRGDFNFSEDDQALVNAVSQDPNALGYFGHAYYEQNRDKLKALKVNGVEPTRSNVEDSKYQPLSRPLFIYVNAQKAQENPALEKFVEYYLDRVPNLLDSIGYIPLPDEAYHLARVQLQKFEVGTVFDGRPQPHLTIGELLRKQAQFEAK; translated from the coding sequence ATGCTAGAAATTTTTACTCAGCTATCTCGTCCGACCAAAGTAGTAGCAACCATCCTAGGAACTGCCCTACTTTTACCCGCTTGTGCCAATATTAATCCTCAAGACCTAAAACCAATTAAAATCGATGGTTCGAGTACCGTAGCACCAATTACCGACAAAGTTCTCGAAGATTTTAAAGCTAATACCCCTAACAAAGCTTTGGCTGATGTTAAAATTGATGCTAATATTTCAGGAACCGGCGGTGGTTTTAGAAAATTTTGTGCGGGAGAAACCGATATTAATAATGCTTCTCGTCCAATTTCTGTGGAAGAATTAAAAGAATGTGATGCTAATAAGGTAAGATTTATCGAACTACCGATCGCATTTGATGCTTTAACCGTGGTAGTCAATCCCCAAAATAACTGGGTTGATGATATTTCCACCACAGAATTAAGAACTCTTTGGGAACCAGCGGCCGAGAATAAAATCAAACGTTGGAATCAAATTAATCCCGCTTGGCCTGACCAACCGATTACCCTTCACGGGCCAGGTAAAGACTCTGGAACCTACGATTTTTTTAGTGAGGTAATTAACGGCAAAGATGCCAGTCGTGGGGACTTTAATTTTAGTGAAGATGACCAAGCTTTAGTTAATGCCGTCAGTCAAGATCCCAACGCTTTAGGCTATTTTGGCCATGCTTACTATGAACAAAATCGGGATAAATTAAAAGCTTTGAAAGTTAACGGTGTTGAACCAACTCGCAGCAATGTCGAGGATAGTAAATATCAGCCTTTATCTCGTCCTTTGTTTATTTATGTTAATGCCCAAAAAGCCCAAGAGAATCCCGCTTTAGAGAAATTTGTCGAATATTATCTCGATCGAGTTCCCAATTTATTAGATAGTATTGGTTATATTCCCTTACCGGATGAGGCCTATCATTTGGCACGGGTACAGTTGCAAAAATTTGAGGTAGGAACAGTTTTTGATGGCCGACCCCAACCCCATTTAACCATCGGGGAATTACTTCGCAAACAAGCTCAATTTGAAGCGAAGTAG
- a CDS encoding ABC transporter permease, with protein MKRILSQCRKELVQFSRDRLTLALAFILPVMTLFIFGFAIRLEAKDIPLLVQDQDRTVFSQNYSDHLFSTNLFIPVVWEGNPETALDRGIARAIVVIPPDFSRNLKANKTAEIQAIVDGTDANNARIIRNAIKATTRSFLQAENLISSTIPIETATRLWFNPGRQESLYIVPGVYAVVLWIFPSLLSAIAMVREKEKGTILQVYASALTAEELILGKSLAYLIVGIGIAIGVMGLGSLIFQLNFVGDPMPLLLGTILYLWASVMFGLMLGARTSNQNSAVQGVSLVGFLTALLLSGFIYPLSNIPFPLSLVSNIVPARYYIEITRDAFVRGVGWAGIADNLVIIFLLGMVLFLLAIKALSRMQLGE; from the coding sequence ATGAAACGAATTCTCTCCCAATGTCGTAAGGAATTAGTGCAGTTTAGTCGTGATCGACTTACCCTCGCCCTCGCTTTCATTTTGCCCGTGATGACTCTTTTTATCTTTGGTTTTGCTATTCGTTTAGAGGCGAAAGATATACCGCTTTTAGTGCAAGATCAAGATCGAACAGTTTTTAGTCAAAATTATAGCGATCACTTGTTCTCCACTAATTTATTTATTCCCGTGGTTTGGGAAGGCAACCCTGAAACCGCTTTAGATCGAGGTATTGCTAGGGCAATTGTTGTGATTCCTCCCGATTTTAGTCGTAATCTCAAAGCTAATAAAACTGCCGAAATTCAAGCAATTGTTGATGGTACAGATGCTAATAATGCCCGAATTATTCGCAATGCGATTAAAGCGACTACCCGCTCTTTTTTACAAGCAGAAAACTTAATTTCCTCCACTATTCCTATCGAAACTGCCACCCGACTTTGGTTTAATCCGGGACGACAAGAATCTCTCTATATTGTACCGGGGGTTTATGCTGTGGTTTTATGGATTTTTCCCTCACTTTTATCAGCGATCGCCATGGTACGAGAAAAGGAAAAAGGCACAATTTTACAAGTTTATGCCTCCGCTCTCACTGCCGAAGAATTAATACTAGGTAAATCCCTCGCTTATCTAATAGTAGGAATCGGAATCGCTATCGGAGTTATGGGTTTAGGTAGTCTCATTTTTCAATTAAATTTTGTCGGTGATCCAATGCCATTACTATTAGGAACTATCCTCTATTTATGGGCAAGTGTGATGTTTGGATTAATGTTAGGTGCGCGTACCAGTAATCAAAATTCTGCGGTGCAAGGTGTTTCTTTAGTGGGTTTTCTCACTGCTTTATTACTCAGTGGTTTTATTTATCCGTTAAGTAATATTCCCTTTCCCCTCTCTTTAGTATCAAATATAGTTCCCGCTCGTTATTATATCGAAATTACTAGAGATGCTTTTGTCAGGGGTGTGGGTTGGGCGGGTATTGCCGATAATTTAGTGATCATTTTCCTCTTGGGAATGGTCTTATTTTTATTGGCAATAAAAGCTCTATCAAGAATGCAGTTAGGAGAATAA
- the pstC gene encoding phosphate ABC transporter permease subunit PstC codes for MSAPTVSPDSTFKERPESEKILDKGFVGLTTAFAIAIGVILLLIALVIFIRALPAIQTFGLGFLTSSAWNPVRGREEFGVLPVIYGTLVSSLIALLIAVPLGIGSAIFLSEDFIPLNARTILVFLVQLLAAIPSVVYGLWGIFVLIPILRPLGNWLNANFSWIPLFSTPLGGPGMLPAGVILAIMILPIIIAISRDSLAALPPDLRQASLGLGATRWETIFRVLIPAAFSGIVGGIMLALGRALGETMAVTMIIGNSNRISASILAPANTIASLLANQFAEASGMQVSALMYAGFVLLVLTLVVNIFAELIVNRVKAKY; via the coding sequence ATGAGTGCGCCCACAGTTTCGCCCGACTCAACTTTCAAAGAACGTCCAGAATCGGAAAAAATCCTCGATAAAGGCTTTGTTGGATTAACTACCGCCTTTGCCATCGCTATTGGGGTAATTTTGCTCCTAATTGCCCTGGTTATTTTTATTCGGGCCCTACCAGCGATTCAAACCTTTGGTCTGGGATTTTTGACCAGTAGCGCTTGGAATCCCGTGCGCGGTCGGGAAGAATTCGGAGTTCTGCCCGTTATCTACGGAACTCTCGTTAGTTCTCTGATTGCCCTCCTGATTGCTGTTCCCCTCGGTATCGGTTCAGCCATTTTTTTAAGCGAAGATTTTATTCCCTTAAATGCGCGGACAATTTTAGTTTTTCTCGTACAACTTTTGGCCGCTATTCCCAGTGTTGTTTACGGATTATGGGGTATATTTGTACTGATTCCTATCCTCAGACCCCTTGGTAACTGGTTAAATGCTAATTTTAGTTGGATTCCTCTGTTTAGCACGCCTTTAGGGGGGCCAGGGATGTTACCCGCGGGGGTAATTTTAGCAATTATGATCCTGCCGATTATTATCGCTATCTCTCGTGACTCTTTGGCCGCTTTACCGCCAGATTTGCGGCAAGCTTCCCTAGGTTTGGGGGCAACCCGTTGGGAAACGATTTTTCGGGTATTAATTCCTGCCGCTTTTTCTGGGATTGTCGGGGGGATTATGTTAGCTTTAGGGCGCGCTTTAGGGGAAACCATGGCAGTAACGATGATTATCGGCAATTCTAACCGCATTAGTGCCTCTATTCTCGCTCCCGCTAACACGATCGCTTCCTTATTGGCTAACCAATTCGCCGAAGCATCGGGAATGCAAGTATCGGCACTCATGTATGCGGGTTTTGTTCTCTTGGTTTTGACCCTAGTAGTCAATATCTTCGCAGAATTAATCGTTAATCGCGTCAAAGCTAAGTATTAA
- a CDS encoding RNA-guided endonuclease InsQ/TnpB family protein: MLGAERHIIKKGHRFWAEIDNLSWQSKNLYNSANYLIRQNFIYGHGYLTYNQMASLRSKTEQYQALPAKVSQQVLRGLDRNWQSFFAASSEFKSHPDKFLVKPKIPGYKEPKKGRNLLVYTIQAISKVGLKQGLVKLSGTSIALPTRVAERIAEVRIVPKCDCYVIEVIYEKTEQFLAPNEKIAAIDLGIDNLMAVTSNQPDFIPLLINGRPLKSLNQFYNQRRAKLQSLLKGNRQSSQRIRRLTRCRNQKVDDYLHQASRYLVNLLVDQEITTLVIGKNDGWKQEVNLGKVNNQKFVTIPHARLIDMISYQCQLVGIKVIIQEESYTSVANFLNLDPLPVYGQTTEKPVFSGKRIKRGLYRTDKGILVQSDVIGSYNILRKAFPNAFNRYGIERCVVHPRRINLSK; the protein is encoded by the coding sequence ATGTTAGGAGCAGAAAGACACATTATCAAGAAAGGACATCGATTTTGGGCTGAGATAGATAATTTATCTTGGCAGTCTAAAAATCTCTACAACTCAGCCAATTATTTAATCCGACAAAACTTCATTTATGGCCATGGCTATTTGACCTATAATCAGATGGCCTCTCTGAGGTCAAAGACAGAACAGTATCAAGCTTTACCTGCTAAAGTTTCCCAACAAGTTTTAAGAGGATTAGACCGGAACTGGCAATCATTTTTTGCCGCTTCATCCGAGTTTAAAAGTCACCCCGATAAATTTCTGGTCAAACCCAAAATCCCTGGCTATAAGGAGCCAAAAAAAGGAAGAAATCTCTTAGTTTACACAATTCAAGCCATCAGCAAAGTAGGTCTTAAGCAAGGATTAGTCAAGCTATCAGGGACATCAATTGCATTGCCGACGAGAGTTGCGGAGCGCATAGCAGAAGTCAGAATAGTTCCTAAATGTGATTGTTATGTAATCGAGGTAATTTATGAGAAAACTGAACAGTTCTTAGCTCCTAATGAAAAGATAGCTGCGATAGATTTAGGCATAGATAATTTGATGGCTGTAACTTCAAATCAACCGGATTTTATCCCTTTGTTGATTAATGGCAGACCGTTAAAAAGCCTGAATCAATTTTATAACCAACGTCGAGCTAAGTTACAATCTCTGTTAAAAGGCAATCGTCAAAGTTCCCAGAGGATTCGCCGTTTAACTCGATGTCGAAATCAGAAAGTAGATGATTATCTTCATCAGGCTAGTCGTTATTTAGTCAATCTCTTAGTTGACCAAGAGATAACAACTTTAGTAATTGGGAAAAATGACGGTTGGAAACAAGAGGTAAACTTAGGGAAAGTCAATAATCAAAAGTTTGTGACCATCCCTCATGCTCGATTAATTGACATGATTAGTTATCAATGTCAATTAGTAGGAATTAAAGTGATTATTCAAGAGGAATCCTATACCTCCGTTGCTAATTTTTTGAATTTAGACCCCCTACCAGTGTATGGACAAACAACTGAAAAGCCAGTGTTTTCAGGAAAAAGGATTAAACGAGGGTTATATCGTACAGATAAGGGGATTCTGGTTCAATCTGATGTCATAGGTTCCTACAATATTTTACGAAAAGCATTCCCAAATGCGTTTAACCGCTATGGGATAGAGAGGTGCGTAGTTCACCCAAGGAGAATCAATCTCTCGAAGTAA
- a CDS encoding IS607 family transposase, whose translation MDRKLSDYAKKTGISYRTAWRWWKQGNLTGYQLPSGTIIITDDNHSKPDLIACIYARVSSAENKDNLDRQADRLKDYAVARGYKIYKVVKEVGSGLDDNRQQLAKILVDPNYNVLIVEHKERLARLGTNYLEILLKELDKKLEIVNQSEDKQDELMSDLIAIITSFCSRIYGLKRSKRKTEKIIAELKDNGE comes from the coding sequence ATAGATAGGAAACTATCAGACTATGCAAAAAAAACAGGAATAAGTTATCGAACGGCTTGGAGGTGGTGGAAACAAGGGAATTTAACAGGCTATCAATTGCCTTCGGGTACAATTATCATAACGGATGACAACCATTCAAAACCCGACTTGATAGCTTGCATTTATGCAAGAGTTTCCAGCGCCGAAAATAAAGACAATCTAGATAGACAAGCTGACCGATTAAAAGATTATGCTGTTGCCAGAGGCTACAAAATCTACAAAGTTGTCAAAGAAGTAGGCAGTGGATTAGACGATAATCGCCAACAATTAGCCAAAATTCTAGTTGACCCCAATTATAATGTTTTAATTGTTGAACACAAAGAGCGTCTAGCCAGATTGGGGACTAATTATCTAGAAATCTTGTTAAAAGAACTAGATAAAAAACTGGAAATTGTCAATCAAAGTGAGGATAAGCAAGATGAGTTGATGTCAGATTTAATAGCCATTATTACCTCTTTTTGTTCTCGAATTTACGGATTAAAAAGGTCGAAAAGAAAGACAGAAAAGATTATAGCTGAGTTAAAAGATAACGGAGAATAA
- a CDS encoding ABC transporter ATP-binding protein has product MTTEKYTGGANGAGKTTTIKMLCGLLSASGGEISLARRSQDLRNPFLRQKIGYMSQKFTLYDDLTVIENLEFYCGVYGVPPRYRQQKIAWVLETVGLIGRETMLTGRLPGGWKQRVAFGASVMHEPEILFLDEPTSGVDPLARRQFWRLINDLARQGTAVLVTTHYLEEAEQCNRLGFMVAGEVVMQGSPSQIKAAQPGQLIELRLDRVQQAAEILKTRLQAWRVSIFGDCLHLTLDHADREIPEIKKIVSTAGIQVQSLRLLPFSLEDAFISVVQRINEG; this is encoded by the coding sequence TTGACTACGGAGAAATATACGGGTGGGGCAAACGGTGCGGGAAAAACCACCACGATTAAAATGCTGTGTGGGCTACTTTCCGCCTCTGGGGGCGAGATTTCCTTAGCCCGGCGTAGTCAAGACCTGCGTAATCCCTTCTTACGGCAAAAAATCGGTTATATGAGTCAAAAATTCACCCTTTATGATGATCTCACTGTGATCGAAAATCTGGAATTTTACTGCGGGGTTTATGGGGTTCCCCCGCGCTACCGTCAGCAAAAAATCGCTTGGGTTTTGGAAACGGTGGGATTAATCGGACGGGAAACAATGTTAACCGGAAGACTACCGGGAGGATGGAAACAACGCGTCGCTTTTGGCGCTTCCGTCATGCACGAACCAGAGATACTATTTCTCGATGAACCCACTTCTGGAGTTGATCCCCTAGCGCGACGACAATTCTGGCGCTTGATTAACGATTTGGCTCGTCAGGGAACTGCGGTATTAGTGACAACCCATTATCTCGAAGAAGCGGAACAATGCAATCGTCTGGGTTTTATGGTAGCTGGAGAAGTGGTGATGCAAGGTTCCCCCAGTCAAATTAAAGCAGCACAACCGGGGCAATTAATCGAATTACGTCTCGATCGAGTGCAACAAGCGGCAGAAATTTTAAAAACCCGTTTACAAGCTTGGCGCGTCTCGATTTTTGGCGATTGCTTGCACCTCACTCTCGATCATGCCGACAGGGAAATTCCAGAGATAAAAAAGATTGTCAGCACCGCGGGAATACAGGTACAATCCTTGCGTTTGCTTCCCTTTTCTTTAGAAGATGCATTTATCAGCGTTGTGCAGAGAATTAATGAGGGTTGA
- the pstA gene encoding phosphate ABC transporter permease PstA, which translates to MDSANLGNNLKKKPSSPRSLLGTIMTVLSALCLAVTVIPLFAVLGFVFVQGVGRLNANLFTKLPPPPGLGGGGIANAILGTIIVVALATAIAVPIGVLAAVYLSEFSGDNKLAQGVRFATNVLAGVPSIIVGVFAYGLLVAPLFGEGTALLGFSALAGSIGLAVLMLPTIIRTTDEALKIVPQDIRWAAMGLGAYNYQTVLKIVLPAAVPAILTGVTLAIARAAGETASLIFTALFSNFWPRGVFEPIATLSVLVFNFATAPFAPQQQLAWAGALILVLLVLLTNILSRLATRQKTY; encoded by the coding sequence ATGGATAGTGCGAATTTAGGCAATAATCTCAAAAAGAAACCGAGTAGTCCTCGATCGCTATTGGGGACAATTATGACCGTTCTCTCGGCTTTATGTTTAGCTGTCACCGTGATTCCCCTCTTTGCCGTCCTAGGCTTCGTTTTTGTGCAAGGGGTGGGTCGTTTAAACGCTAATCTCTTTACTAAATTACCACCACCGCCGGGGTTAGGGGGGGGAGGCATCGCTAACGCCATTTTAGGCACAATTATCGTCGTTGCCCTAGCCACGGCGATCGCAGTTCCCATCGGCGTTTTAGCGGCGGTTTATCTCTCGGAATTTAGCGGTGATAACAAACTTGCCCAGGGTGTGCGCTTCGCTACCAACGTTTTAGCGGGTGTCCCTTCGATTATTGTCGGGGTTTTCGCCTACGGTTTGTTAGTTGCCCCCTTATTTGGCGAAGGAACAGCCCTTTTAGGCTTTTCTGCCCTTGCCGGTTCGATCGGTTTAGCGGTGTTAATGTTACCGACTATTATTAGAACCACCGATGAGGCTTTAAAAATCGTTCCCCAAGACATCCGCTGGGCAGCCATGGGTTTAGGGGCCTATAACTACCAAACCGTCCTAAAAATCGTCCTTCCTGCCGCAGTTCCCGCTATTTTGACCGGTGTGACCTTAGCAATTGCTAGGGCTGCCGGAGAAACCGCCTCCTTAATTTTTACGGCATTATTCTCTAACTTTTGGCCTCGGGGTGTCTTTGAACCGATTGCCACCCTTTCGGTCTTAGTTTTCAACTTTGCTACTGCCCCTTTTGCCCCTCAACAGCAATTAGCTTGGGCAGGTGCTTTAATTCTGGTGCTTTTGGTGTTGTTAACTAACATTTTATCCCGTTTAGCCACGCGCCAGAAAACCTATTAA
- the pstB gene encoding phosphate ABC transporter ATP-binding protein PstB, with protein MLTNSNPHSTGTVLKVDKADIYYGNYRAVRDVSIDIPKNRVTAFIGPSGCGKSTILRCFNRLNDLIHGFRIDGKVFYHNQDIYSQEVDPVEVRKYIGMVFQRPNPFPKSIYDNVVYGARLNGYKGDLDELVEKSLRRAALWEEVKDKLKESGFSLSGGQQQRLCIARAIAAQPEVLLMDEPCSALDPISTLKVEELMHELKERYTIIIVTHNMQQATRVADLTAFYNAEPTDKGGKIGYLVEFDHTDKIFGDPQEQATKDYVSGRFG; from the coding sequence ATGCTAACTAACTCTAACCCCCATTCTACAGGAACCGTTTTAAAGGTCGATAAGGCTGATATTTACTATGGCAATTATCGGGCAGTACGAGACGTTTCGATCGATATTCCCAAAAATAGAGTCACCGCTTTTATCGGACCGTCTGGATGCGGAAAAAGTACCATTCTCAGGTGTTTTAATCGTCTCAATGATTTAATTCACGGTTTTCGTATTGACGGCAAAGTTTTTTATCATAACCAGGATATTTACTCTCAAGAGGTGGATCCTGTCGAAGTAAGAAAATATATCGGTATGGTGTTCCAGCGCCCTAATCCTTTTCCCAAATCCATTTATGATAATGTGGTTTACGGAGCGCGATTAAATGGTTATAAAGGCGATTTGGATGAATTAGTAGAAAAATCCTTGCGTCGGGCTGCTCTCTGGGAAGAAGTAAAAGATAAACTGAAAGAAAGCGGTTTTTCCCTATCGGGGGGACAACAACAAAGATTATGTATTGCTCGCGCTATTGCCGCTCAACCAGAAGTATTATTAATGGATGAACCCTGTTCGGCACTCGATCCAATTTCAACTTTAAAAGTTGAGGAATTAATGCACGAATTAAAAGAACGTTATACAATTATTATTGTTACTCACAATATGCAACAAGCTACTAGAGTAGCAGATTTAACGGCTTTTTATAACGCTGAACCCACCGATAAAGGTGGCAAAATTGGTTATTTAGTCGAGTTTGATCATACGGACAAAATCTTCGGTGATCCTCAAGAACAAGCAACTAAAGATTATGTTAGTGGACGTTTTGGCTAA
- the pstB gene encoding phosphate ABC transporter ATP-binding protein PstB — MYSTDVVTDAVLRTKNLNVYYGSNLAVRDVNLDIPEKKAIAFIGPSGCGKSTVLRCFNRMNDLVKSAKIEGKVTFRGQDIYGNSVNPIGLRSRIGMVFQKPNPFPKSIYENIAFGARLNGYTGDMDQLVEESLKKAVLWDDVKDKLKESGLALSGGQQQRLCIARAIAVKPEVVLMDEPCAALDPISTLKIEELIHELKTQYTIVIVTHNMQQASRVSDLTAFYNAEPTPKGGKVGYLVEYDRTEVIFQNPAQESTKDYVSGRFG; from the coding sequence ATGTATAGTACCGATGTTGTTACCGATGCGGTTTTGAGAACCAAAAACTTAAATGTTTACTATGGTTCTAATCTCGCTGTTCGTGATGTTAACCTTGATATTCCTGAGAAAAAAGCGATCGCTTTTATTGGTCCCTCTGGCTGCGGAAAAAGTACGGTTTTGCGCTGTTTTAATCGCATGAATGATCTGGTTAAAAGTGCCAAAATTGAGGGAAAAGTTACCTTTCGCGGTCAAGATATTTATGGTAATTCCGTTAATCCTATCGGGTTACGCAGTCGTATTGGTATGGTGTTTCAGAAACCGAATCCTTTTCCTAAATCTATCTATGAAAATATTGCTTTTGGGGCGCGCTTAAATGGTTACACTGGTGATATGGATCAATTAGTAGAGGAATCTTTAAAAAAGGCCGTTCTCTGGGATGATGTTAAAGATAAACTCAAAGAAAGTGGTTTAGCTTTATCCGGAGGACAACAACAAAGGTTGTGTATTGCTCGCGCTATTGCGGTTAAACCAGAAGTTGTTTTAATGGATGAACCCTGTGCGGCACTCGATCCAATTTCTACCCTAAAAATTGAGGAGTTAATTCACGAATTGAAAACCCAATATACTATAGTTATTGTCACCCACAATATGCAACAAGCATCGCGGGTTTCTGATTTAACGGCTTTTTATAATGCTGAACCGACCCCAAAAGGTGGTAAAGTGGGTTATTTAGTGGAATATGATCGCACCGAGGTTATCTTTCAAAATCCTGCTCAAGAGTCCACTAAAGATTATGTTAGCGGTCGTTTTGGTTAG